One genomic window of Clostridioides sp. ES-S-0054-01 includes the following:
- a CDS encoding DUF421 domain-containing protein, whose protein sequence is MTVVLIRSIILYITVLIALRVMGKGEIAEMNCFDLVITLLIAEVASVPMENNNIPIINGVAAITGLVIMQTLISFLSLKSRKLSSFLSGKPSVLIDKGKIIYKELKNERVTIDELLEQLRVQGYFNLKDVQYAILETDGNLSVVPASTYNSTPPKAFNHLPIPLILDGRIINKNLDIAKKDTNWLMGILKSNHIETFKDVLICVLDENDKIFIQNKKGD, encoded by the coding sequence ATGACAGTGGTGTTAATAAGAAGTATTATATTATACATAACAGTGCTAATTGCACTTAGAGTCATGGGAAAAGGTGAAATAGCTGAAATGAACTGTTTTGATTTAGTTATAACACTCTTAATTGCAGAAGTTGCATCAGTTCCAATGGAAAATAATAATATACCAATTATAAATGGTGTTGCAGCAATAACTGGACTTGTAATTATGCAAACTCTAATTTCATTTTTATCCTTAAAAAGCAGAAAATTGAGTTCATTTTTATCAGGCAAACCTTCTGTGCTAATAGATAAGGGAAAAATTATATATAAAGAACTAAAAAATGAGAGGGTTACTATAGATGAGTTATTGGAACAACTTAGAGTTCAGGGTTACTTCAATTTAAAAGATGTACAATATGCTATTTTGGAAACTGATGGTAACCTAAGTGTCGTTCCAGCATCAACTTATAATAGTACTCCTCCAAAAGCTTTTAATCATTTACCAATTCCACTTATATTGGATGGTAGAATAATAAATAAAAATCTAGACATAGCTAAAAAGGATACTAATTGGTTGATGGGTATTTTAAAGTCTAATCACATAGAAACTTTTAAAGATGTTCTTATTTGTGTTTTAGATGAAAACGACAAAATATTTATTCAAAATAAAAAGGGTGATTAA